From a region of the Janthinobacterium sp. 61 genome:
- a CDS encoding efflux RND transporter periplasmic adaptor subunit, translated as MKNETLPPASPLAATRRRRWRTPVLILVVLGLASGGWTVMQSKQQAAKAAELQASKKKEQAKTPVHELAQGDVAAIDARALAISLPLSGSLAPVTQATIKAKVSGVIEETTLQEGQPVANGQILVRLDAADLRARLTQQQAMLDEAQARLSMAAKNEANSQALLKQKYISQTAYDTTQNSVDLARANVKAAAAMVDIARIALADTVIRAPMAGIVSKRHLQAGEKVSPDMPVYTIVNLAQLTLEAPVPSAEIPRIKLSQDVHFKVDGFGARDFAGKVTRINPTTESGSRAMLVYIAVDNGDGALRGGMFAKGSIVTERSIVAPLVPLTAVRNEKQGHVVYALVNNKVVAQPVTLGLRNEDEGYAEVTSGLVPGAKVIIAKLDGVKPGHSVTFAAPATAPAAPAAVLARKD; from the coding sequence ATGAAAAACGAGACCCTGCCCCCCGCCTCTCCCCTTGCCGCCACGCGCCGCCGGCGCTGGCGCACCCCCGTGCTGATCCTCGTCGTACTGGGCCTGGCCAGCGGCGGCTGGACGGTGATGCAGTCGAAGCAGCAGGCCGCCAAGGCTGCCGAATTGCAAGCGAGCAAAAAGAAGGAACAGGCCAAGACGCCCGTGCATGAACTGGCGCAGGGCGACGTAGCCGCCATCGATGCGCGCGCGCTGGCCATCAGCCTGCCTCTGTCCGGTTCGCTGGCGCCCGTGACCCAGGCCACCATCAAGGCCAAGGTTTCCGGCGTCATCGAGGAAACGACCTTGCAGGAAGGCCAGCCCGTGGCCAATGGGCAAATCCTCGTGCGCCTGGATGCGGCCGACCTGCGCGCCCGCCTGACGCAGCAGCAAGCCATGCTGGACGAAGCGCAGGCGCGCCTGTCCATGGCAGCCAAGAATGAAGCGAACAGCCAGGCGTTGCTGAAGCAAAAATACATTTCGCAGACGGCTTACGACACCACGCAAAACTCGGTCGACCTGGCGCGCGCCAACGTCAAGGCCGCCGCCGCCATGGTCGACATCGCCCGCATCGCGCTGGCCGACACGGTGATCCGCGCACCGATGGCCGGCATCGTCAGCAAACGCCACCTGCAGGCCGGCGAAAAAGTCTCGCCCGACATGCCCGTCTACACCATCGTCAACCTGGCGCAGCTGACCCTGGAAGCGCCCGTGCCCAGCGCGGAAATCCCCCGCATCAAACTGAGCCAGGACGTGCACTTCAAGGTCGACGGCTTCGGCGCGCGCGACTTTGCCGGCAAGGTCACGCGCATTAACCCCACCACCGAGAGCGGCTCGCGCGCCATGCTGGTCTACATCGCCGTCGACAATGGCGATGGCGCGCTGCGCGGCGGCATGTTCGCCAAGGGCAGCATCGTTACCGAACGATCAATCGTGGCGCCGCTGGTGCCCCTGACGGCCGTGCGCAATGAAAAGCAGGGCCACGTGGTGTATGCGCTGGTGAACAACAAGGTGGTCGCCCAGCCCGTCACGCTGGGACTGCGCAACGAGGATGAAGGCTATGCGGAAGTGACGTCCGGCCTGGTGCCGGGCGCGAAAGTCATCATCGCCAAACTCGATGGCGTCAAGCCGGGCCACAGCGTGACCTTCGCCGCGCCCGCCACCGCGCCCGCCGCGCCGGCAGCCGTGCTGGCACGGAAGGATTAA
- a CDS encoding GGDEF domain-containing protein, which translates to MPGYPAWLSLTAIRDSQGQLSNDLAILNDFSERKKNGEHARHLASHDVLTDLPNRLLQQACQRARLARCGPCLARGRESVDGAMPAQ; encoded by the coding sequence ATGCCGGGCTATCCGGCCTGGCTGTCGCTGACGGCCATCCGCGACAGCCAGGGGCAATTGAGCAATGACCTGGCCATACTCAACGATTTCAGTGAGCGCAAGAAAAACGGGGAGCACGCGCGTCACCTGGCCTCGCACGATGTCCTCACCGACTTGCCGAACCGGCTGCTGCAGCAAGCCTGCCAGCGCGCGCGCCTGGCACGATGCGGGCCATGCCTGGCGCGTGGCCGTGAATCTGTCGACGGCGCAATGCCTGCACAATAA